DNA sequence from the Triticum urartu cultivar G1812 unplaced genomic scaffold, Tu2.1 TuUngrouped_contig_4981, whole genome shotgun sequence genome:
aagtgaacacggtgttggagtaatgtttgacgtaggttgttctaggatcacttcttgatcatagtttctcgatcgtgctttgccttctcttctcgctctcttttgcgaatatgttagccaccatatatgctagtccattgctctgcagctccacctcatacctttaccttacccataagcttaaatagtcttgatcgcgagggtgcgagattgctgagtccccgtgactcacagatacttccaaaaccagtttgcaggtgccgatgagaccgtgcagatgacgcaaccaagctcaggaggagcttgatgaagatcttgtcctttgtgttgtttcgttctagttgatcagtagtggagcccagttggggtcgatcggggaccttgtcgcatttggggttcttcttttattttggttccgtagtcggaccttgattgtatttggatgatgtaatgccttattcatgtattgtgtaaaatggcgattgtaagccaactatgtatcttttttccttatgtattacatgagttgtgtgaagattacctcacttgcgatattgctttcaatgcggttatgcctctaagtcgtgcttcgacacgtgagagatatagccgcatcgagggcgttacaatcaGGCTCAACACCAACTGATTCCATGGCATTAAGCATTCCGAATGCTTTATCCATCTTGCCGACTAAGCAATATCCGTCAATCAGTGAACTAAATGTAATGGTATCAGGCCTCTCACCTATGTCTATAACCAAGTCAAAGATATCATGTGCATCCATAACCCTTCCTTCTTTGCACAGACTGTTTATTACTGAATTGAAGAACACAATGTTAGGACAAGGAATACCTTTGTTCATCATTTCAGAAACCAGCTCCTTGGCTTTAACCAAATCACCATCGATGCAAAAACCCTGAATCAGGGACTGATAAACAGGTATGCTTGGCTGTACTCCCATTGCAATCATCTCATCGAATTTGTCCACAGCATCGGTCAACCTACCCATTCTGGAAAGTGCGGCTATTACAGTGGTATAGGTGACTACATCAGGACTCACTCCTTTTTCCCGCATTTCAGTAAATATCAGCACAGCTTCATCCATCATTCCACGTTTAGCATATCCATTAATTAATATGTTGAAAACACGGCAGTCGGCTGCAATACCGTTGCTTTTCATTGAATTAAAGAGATCAATCATATCACCAAAGCATCCTTCATTGGCATACCCATGAAGCAAAATAGAGTATGAGACGACATTAGCTCTGTGGCCTTTGGCAGTCATGGAATCAAATATTTCTCTAGCTTCTTTGCTTCTTCCATGCTTGCAAAGGGAAGTCATTAACGAGCCACAAGTAACAATATTTGGTATAAGACCCCGGCTTGTCATTTCTCTGAACAGTTTAGCAGCCTCTTTCCACCGTCCAGATATGGAATATCCATGGATCATGCAATTATATGTCACTGTATCAGGTTGAACACCTTTATCAACCATCTGCTGAAGGACTACTTCTGCCTTGTCCATTGCTCTGGCCTTGCACAACTCATCAATGACCGCGTCGTAAGTCACCACATCGGGCTCAACCCCTTGATGGATCATTTCATGGAATAGATTGCATGCCTTGCCTATTTCACCGTCCTTGAAAAAGCCATGGATGACCGTGTTAtatgccaccagatcgagagaGCAGACACCTCCTTCTTTTGCAATCATCTTGAGCAGCTCGAGCCCCTGCTGGCTCATGCCATTGTCACATAAGCTCTTCAGAACAGTGTTGTATGAGAAGGCATTAGGTACACAGCCAAACTCGGGCATCCTATGAAGCAGCACGTTGACAGCCTCTTCCGTACGATTGGCGTAGCAGAGGCACTTGAGGAAGGTGTTGGCGACGATCTCATTTGTCTTGAGGCCCGTCCTGAGGAGGCGACCAAAGAAGGCAAGCCCTAGATCTGGGTGAGACGCGCGGCAGCAGCAGTCCATGAGGATGCCGTAGGTGTGGACTGTGAGAGGCGCCACCCGCAGGCCGGCCTGTTCTCGGCACACGCGGTTGAAgagggcgacggcgagggcgggaCCATCTCTGATGCAGGAGGCAGAGGACGTAGCACGTGCGAGGGCAGCGAGGAAGCCGTTCAGGGAGCGCCCGGGGACCGGGTTGGCCTGCCGCAGCAATTCGTCGAACAGGTGGTGTGCATCGTCTTGGCTGAGCGTCCCAGCGCGCACGCGCTCTGTGGCCGCGGCAAAGGCCGAATGGGGGGACCAGGCCCGTGAGAGTGGCGACGTGGTGGTGGAcatggaggaggagctgcggcggaggaggcggaggttGGACATCGGCGTGGTGAAGGAGTGGCGGAGACGGAGGCGAG
Encoded proteins:
- the LOC125528600 gene encoding protein Rf1, mitochondrial-like, with the protein product MSNLRLLRRSSSSMSTTTSPLSRAWSPHSAFAAATERVRAGTLSQDDAHHLFDELLRQANPVPGRSLNGFLAALARATSSASCIRDGPALAVALFNRVCREQAGLRVAPLTVHTYGILMDCCCRASHPDLGLAFFGRLLRTGLKTNEIVANTFLKCLCYANRTEEAVNVLLHRMPEFGCVPNAFSYNTVLKSLCDNGMSQQGLELLKMIAKEGGVCSLDLVAYNTVIHGFFKDGEIGKACNLFHEMIHQGVEPDVVTYDAVIDELCKARAMDKAEVVLQQMVDKGVQPDTVTYNCMIHGYSISGRWKEAAKLFREMTSRGLIPNIVTCGSLMTSLCKHGRSKEAREIFDSMTAKGHRANVVSYSILLHGYANEGCFGDMIDLFNSMKSNGIAADCRVFNILINGYAKRGMMDEAVLIFTEMREKGVSPDVVTYTTVIAALSRMGRLTDAVDKFDEMIAMGVQPSIPVYQSLIQGFCIDGDLVKAKELVSEMMNKGIPCPNIVFFNSVINSLCKEGRVMDAHDIFDLVIDIGERPDTITFSSLIDGYCLVGKMDKAFGMLNAMESVGVEPDCNALDAAISLTCRSTT